A section of the Ignisphaera sp. genome encodes:
- a CDS encoding thioredoxin domain-containing protein, whose product MDRTLSVAIVILCVTVVVAVTIYMVSTNLKSQEWLCGYKDNVFVVIYKNIRPYEQTFKEIQSFITYIIQSNASDTLKLELSLCVVDFKQIPSNLKEQLDGYTIYPVFVVYSSKLDPQKTRILDLIFNRYGYTYFPKQDALVYIYLYLSSRYGYTYLDAKEIYPNVVTTKSPALDYNETTIIGSINAKYYLFIYEDAYCSFCAKMYQETIPKLLNLVENGTVAIVLKNMITHEEALEVHKNIVSLYLENKNGFQIFEIMNDIYAMVAQNSIPSLEKVKDLITRRIGRLPDLDRYGESAEKLINFETIEAYNLTIFGTPGIVIWNNEREIGIVIVGFRSYETILKAFELIS is encoded by the coding sequence ATGGACAGGACGTTATCCGTCGCAATAGTAATCTTATGTGTTACGGTTGTAGTGGCTGTAACTATATACATGGTTTCAACTAATTTGAAGAGCCAAGAATGGCTATGTGGCTACAAGGATAATGTATTTGTTGTGATTTATAAGAATATAAGGCCTTATGAACAGACATTCAAAGAGATACAATCATTTATAACGTACATTATCCAGTCAAATGCTTCAGATACATTAAAACTTGAGCTATCTTTATGCGTTGTTGATTTCAAGCAAATTCCAAGTAATTTAAAGGAACAATTAGATGGTTATACTATATATCCAGTATTTGTAGTATATTCATCTAAACTTGATCCACAAAAAACAAGAATACTAGATCTGATATTCAATAGATACGGATACACTTATTTTCCAAAACAAGATGCATTGGTGTACATCTACCTGTATCTTTCATCAAGATATGGTTATACATATCTAGATGCTAAAGAAATTTATCCAAATGTCGTGACAACGAAAAGTCCAGCATTAGATTATAATGAGACAACAATCATAGGCTCAATTAATGCAAAATACTATTTATTCATATATGAAGATGCCTACTGTAGTTTTTGTGCAAAAATGTATCAAGAAACTATCCCTAAGCTATTGAATTTAGTTGAAAATGGCACTGTAGCCATAGTTCTAAAGAACATGATCACACATGAAGAAGCTCTAGAGGTTCATAAGAACATAGTATCGCTATATCTCGAGAACAAGAATGGATTTCAAATATTTGAAATAATGAACGATATATATGCTATGGTAGCACAAAATTCAATACCTTCTTTAGAGAAGGTTAAGGACTTAATAACTAGAAGAATAGGTCGTTTGCCAGACCTAGATAGATATGGTGAAAGTGCCGAGAAGTTGATAAATTTCGAAACAATTGAAGCGTACAATCTTACTATATTCGGTACACCAGGTATAGTTATATGGAATAATGAGAGAGAAATAGGTATTGTTATTGTGGGGTTTAGGTCATATGAAACAATATTGAAGGCATTTGAGCTCATTAGTTAA
- a CDS encoding DUF2258 domain-containing protein, whose translation MPKLSSGFVIAGAYADKIRRTLFAQLRDYLRKDKEWGQRIALAVAQLNRFLYALLVERIKIDKGDVVRIRIDYDIDEATKSINWLWDTLTIEAFRRMPQDEVDKVTKELVTKAVEISTAAVVYTLEKLGETFDGDTVYTIKLGDREVGTAIVTVVNENIGVLKRGAVIEPTPAIFDKVKLVVEPGKSIEDILQEVLSMVIQSAKHVSADEATKIINAIRDRVLAKPIAKYEEVEEE comes from the coding sequence ATGCCTAAGCTTAGTTCAGGTTTTGTTATAGCAGGTGCTTATGCTGATAAAATTAGGAGAACATTATTTGCACAATTAAGGGATTACCTCAGAAAAGATAAGGAATGGGGTCAAAGAATAGCTTTAGCCGTAGCTCAGTTGAATAGATTTCTCTATGCACTGCTTGTTGAACGAATTAAGATAGATAAAGGAGATGTGGTAAGAATAAGGATAGATTATGATATTGATGAAGCTACTAAATCCATCAACTGGTTATGGGACACATTAACCATAGAGGCATTTAGGAGAATGCCCCAGGATGAGGTAGATAAAGTTACTAAGGAATTAGTAACTAAAGCAGTAGAAATTTCAACAGCAGCTGTAGTATATACTCTAGAGAAGCTTGGTGAAACATTTGATGGCGACACTGTATATACCATTAAATTAGGTGATCGTGAAGTAGGTACTGCTATAGTTACAGTAGTTAACGAAAATATTGGTGTATTAAAGAGAGGAGCTGTTATAGAGCCCACCCCCGCTATATTTGATAAAGTTAAACTCGTCGTAGAACCAGGTAAATCAATTGAAGATATATTGCAAGAGGTTCTATCAATGGTTATTCAATCCGCAAAACATGTAAGTGCTGATGAGGCAACTAAAATAATTAATGCTATAAGAGATAGAGTTTTAGCAAAACCTATAGCCAAGTATGAAGAAGTTGAAGAAGAGTAG
- a CDS encoding glycosyltransferase 87 family protein, translating into MYLRYLRITTVLVIVITVLLLSYYLHIPNNPPPLDNVGLMYTDIVYGLFNPIFRDIVNPDGTPNGEKINSKWFNNEAAMKLLSSEKLCPIPYRDYKFEYPPIIGLMWFITTCTSIHMTLPERYTGSDYYRLSEVMAEKHYILQSAIIALFFIVTTLYMYRIVSAYNSSLKRIIIFAILPSTVIYMIYNWDIITVAFMVMALYYLFNEKYLLSGLLLGLSIATKLLPIMFALILIYDILQKYRSNNFPKRNLIDISTGLIITGALPYLVIMIVSYNGFTYFIDHHYNWYCENCIYSIITQNVWSPYNRIYAMFLVIVFLLITASIEIDLKNPKEVLTIALISMIISTTLSYVFSPQMMLLISSIAVLVLPLRQLIFLVIADVANFGIMYLFFKDLEARQWLSKYLGINIKLEYAPHVSDSPVQIVAMIRNVILILILLECIYTVAKTKFTSRTSIIEEPNNTSAVLQS; encoded by the coding sequence ATGTATTTACGGTATTTAAGAATAACAACAGTGCTTGTTATAGTTATAACTGTTTTACTGCTCTCATACTACCTCCATATACCAAATAATCCTCCTCCACTTGATAATGTTGGGCTTATGTATACCGACATTGTGTACGGTCTTTTCAATCCAATATTTCGAGATATAGTTAACCCAGATGGTACACCTAATGGAGAAAAAATAAACAGTAAGTGGTTTAACAATGAGGCAGCAATGAAATTACTATCATCAGAGAAGTTATGTCCTATTCCTTACAGAGACTATAAGTTTGAATATCCACCCATTATAGGTTTAATGTGGTTTATTACGACATGTACATCTATACATATGACATTACCTGAAAGATATACAGGTTCAGATTACTATAGGTTATCTGAAGTAATGGCTGAAAAACATTACATTCTACAATCAGCGATAATAGCACTATTCTTCATTGTTACCACGTTATATATGTACAGAATAGTTTCTGCATACAATTCATCGTTGAAACGGATAATAATATTTGCTATACTTCCATCAACAGTAATATATATGATATACAACTGGGACATCATAACAGTAGCATTCATGGTTATGGCTCTCTACTATCTATTTAACGAAAAATACTTACTCTCAGGTTTGCTATTAGGGCTAAGTATAGCAACAAAACTTCTCCCTATAATGTTTGCATTAATACTGATTTACGATATCCTTCAAAAATATAGATCGAACAATTTCCCTAAACGAAATCTGATCGATATATCTACTGGATTGATTATAACAGGAGCCTTACCCTATCTAGTGATTATGATTGTATCCTACAATGGATTTACATATTTCATAGATCATCATTATAACTGGTACTGCGAAAACTGTATATATTCAATTATTACACAAAATGTGTGGAGCCCCTATAACAGAATATACGCAATGTTTTTAGTTATAGTGTTCTTGCTAATTACAGCCTCGATTGAGATAGACCTTAAGAATCCTAAAGAAGTATTAACTATAGCTCTTATATCAATGATAATCTCTACAACATTGAGCTATGTGTTTTCGCCTCAGATGATGCTTCTAATATCCTCTATAGCTGTTCTTGTCCTTCCATTGAGGCAGCTAATATTCTTAGTAATAGCTGATGTAGCGAATTTTGGTATAATGTATCTATTCTTTAAAGATTTAGAAGCACGGCAATGGCTCTCGAAATACCTTGGTATAAATATAAAATTGGAATACGCTCCCCATGTTTCAGACTCACCCGTGCAGATTGTTGCCATGATAAGGAATGTAATACTCATACTGATACTGCTAGAGTGCATTTATACAGTAGCCAAGACAAAATTCACATCCAGAACTTCAATTATAGAAGAACCTAATAATACATCAGCTGTATTACAATCTTAA
- a CDS encoding adenylate kinase family protein: MKCIGISGTPGTGKTSVARTLSQILNIPHIDLSSYVVNNNLYTHYDEERSSYVIDEDKVRVGIINLYREKGPMIISGHYIEIIPRDIFEIVFILRRNPLELIGILIDRGWTYQKIAENVEAELLSICTLNAIDEFGEDIVVEIDVSSKSLDEVVQEIVNIVHRSKTSSRGISIDWTAMLSEEDLEKVLKFIEKHKA, translated from the coding sequence TTGAAGTGCATAGGTATATCTGGTACACCTGGTACGGGAAAAACATCTGTAGCAAGAACTCTTTCACAAATACTAAATATACCTCACATTGATTTAAGCAGTTATGTAGTTAATAACAACCTATATACACACTATGATGAAGAGAGAAGTAGTTACGTAATAGATGAAGATAAAGTTAGGGTTGGGATAATCAACCTATATAGAGAAAAAGGTCCTATGATTATATCAGGACACTATATAGAGATAATACCTAGAGATATATTTGAAATAGTCTTCATACTGAGACGGAATCCTCTTGAACTTATTGGTATACTAATTGATCGTGGGTGGACATATCAAAAGATTGCTGAAAATGTTGAAGCTGAACTTCTGTCCATATGCACATTGAATGCTATAGATGAGTTTGGTGAGGATATTGTTGTAGAGATAGACGTGTCATCAAAATCTTTAGACGAAGTTGTGCAAGAAATCGTGAACATAGTACATAGATCAAAAACATCATCTCGTGGAATAAGCATAGATTGGACTGCAATGCTATCTGAAGAAGATTTGGAGAAAGTGTTAAAATTCATAGAAAAACATAAGGCATGA
- a CDS encoding S16 family serine protease → MGIDIRALLSLILVLAIIFSHGCVVTDKYELDEFRHVTVVAVSTNANGSYVGVSADLYVRVVYPGNGHVYVETLPLSQLDLQASTRIAALVASYVAGVNFNHYDFYASIKANTPIIGGPSASGVTAVAFAAALLKLPLNSSIVMTGMIMPDGSIGPVGGIKYKLDAAYSRGAKLFIVPYGQTVDYIQKVVTERIGPLIVTRTVTEAINLSEYGAGIGVRVVPVTNVYEALEIFTDGRYNVRISDLDADMMNKVYSSIKYIVENWVRKLKEEVIDIMNKSKEIEEEALAKARAMYTTYTYRYLLGFLKSIDNNIYNLSREAEYMVNRDSLYSAASIYFQVLTYAYTRLYLLNTILDPNFVRSFSSSLNRSIYEFINSVRQKPIPSKAELLVAINVLDRVYEAAIYINRSLKASDLENAVNYLAYASARLYTAKLWSELANVTDMYSGTIDLHNIKAMAMYIHTLAQNVYAYIMAFSASLGNLPTVFDDVEARYNILQKTDNDLDKLTLGISSISYMYLTLVSMFIQSTEATIYTLNRTLHINLNMLGNYIPIDVPLYIEIIENLENNPYSQIIMLSKLSMILTIYRSIILITENKSINRNTISSETVTQIPIGGTIQTATQTIIITHTITVTQEKSGYSKEYVTVDSTTANLLDVVASLLTIVVTVILAILVVIFIKFIGKKNYQYAI, encoded by the coding sequence ATGGGTATTGATATAAGAGCTCTTCTGTCTCTAATACTTGTATTAGCAATAATCTTTAGCCATGGTTGTGTTGTTACTGATAAATACGAACTAGATGAATTTAGGCATGTTACTGTGGTAGCGGTTTCAACAAATGCAAATGGTAGTTATGTAGGTGTTTCTGCAGATCTCTATGTACGTGTAGTATATCCTGGTAATGGTCATGTGTATGTTGAGACACTTCCATTAAGCCAGCTAGATCTACAAGCATCAACAAGAATAGCTGCGTTAGTAGCTAGTTATGTAGCTGGTGTAAACTTTAATCACTACGATTTCTATGCCTCTATAAAAGCTAATACACCGATAATTGGAGGCCCTAGTGCAAGTGGTGTTACAGCAGTAGCTTTTGCTGCAGCATTACTAAAATTACCTCTCAATAGCTCGATAGTTATGACTGGCATGATCATGCCTGATGGGAGTATAGGTCCTGTAGGTGGAATTAAGTACAAACTTGATGCAGCTTATAGTCGTGGTGCAAAATTGTTTATAGTTCCTTATGGACAAACAGTAGACTATATACAGAAGGTGGTTACAGAAAGAATAGGTCCTCTAATTGTTACCAGAACAGTAACAGAAGCTATTAACTTGAGTGAGTATGGGGCTGGAATTGGTGTAAGGGTAGTTCCTGTAACTAATGTATATGAAGCTCTTGAGATATTTACAGATGGTAGATACAATGTCAGGATAAGTGATTTAGATGCTGATATGATGAATAAGGTATATTCTTCAATTAAGTATATAGTAGAGAACTGGGTGAGGAAATTAAAGGAGGAGGTGATAGATATAATGAATAAGAGTAAAGAAATAGAGGAAGAGGCTCTAGCAAAAGCTAGAGCTATGTACACAACATACACATACAGATACCTTTTGGGGTTTCTGAAATCCATAGATAACAATATATATAATCTAAGTAGAGAAGCTGAGTATATGGTAAATAGAGACAGCCTTTATTCAGCTGCATCTATTTATTTCCAGGTACTTACATATGCATATACAAGGCTTTATCTGCTCAATACAATACTGGATCCAAACTTCGTGAGAAGTTTCAGTTCATCGCTAAACAGATCCATATACGAATTCATAAATAGTGTACGTCAGAAGCCTATTCCCAGTAAAGCAGAGCTCTTAGTGGCTATAAATGTTCTCGATAGAGTATATGAAGCAGCTATATACATTAACAGAAGTCTGAAAGCAAGTGATTTAGAAAACGCTGTAAATTACTTAGCATACGCTTCTGCAAGACTCTATACAGCTAAATTATGGAGCGAATTAGCTAATGTAACAGATATGTATAGCGGTACGATAGATTTACACAATATCAAAGCTATGGCTATGTATATACACACATTAGCTCAAAACGTATACGCATATATAATGGCGTTCTCAGCCTCTTTGGGAAATCTACCCACAGTATTTGATGATGTTGAAGCTAGGTACAACATTCTTCAGAAAACAGATAACGATCTAGATAAACTCACCCTAGGCATAAGCTCCATAAGCTACATGTACTTAACCCTAGTCTCTATGTTCATACAATCTACGGAAGCTACAATATATACATTAAATAGAACTCTACACATAAATTTAAACATGTTAGGTAATTATATACCAATAGATGTCCCTCTCTATATCGAAATTATAGAAAACCTTGAAAACAATCCATATTCACAAATCATTATGTTGTCAAAACTTTCAATGATATTAACAATATACAGATCCATTATTTTGATAACAGAAAACAAATCCATTAACCGCAATACAATAAGTAGTGAAACTGTCACACAAATTCCGATTGGGGGAACAATACAAACAGCAACACAAACAATTATCATAACCCATACTATTACGGTAACACAAGAAAAATCAGGTTACAGTAAAGAATATGTAACAGTAGATAGTACCACAGCCAATTTATTGGATGTTGTTGCTTCTCTCCTTACAATAGTTGTGACAGTCATATTAGCAATACTTGTAGTCATATTCATAAAATTCATCGGTAAAAAGAACTATCAATATGCAATTTAA
- a CDS encoding Snf7 family protein yields the protein MSCTPFIVFMAAKLYVGKHMAISDFEKRWAGGPTVAEKVKEVFKRKEPIKQKLVMANYKIRSIVSKLDVFIDRLRDRDRTLFERVVDSLTQGDETRAAMYANEIAEIRKMVRQLSITQVALEQVALRIETVLVTGDVLSGLVPVAGVIKELRNIVRGIMPEMSLELQEIEEGLRDVVISTGEALGIPTGDVYTSPEARRILEEAKIVAEQRMKEKFPELPMVSSVKEKASAPATGSA from the coding sequence TTGAGCTGTACTCCTTTTATAGTGTTTATGGCGGCAAAACTATATGTGGGAAAGCATATGGCTATATCAGATTTCGAGAAAAGATGGGCAGGTGGACCAACAGTAGCAGAGAAAGTTAAAGAAGTCTTCAAGCGTAAAGAGCCAATAAAGCAGAAGCTAGTTATGGCTAACTATAAGATAAGATCTATTGTAAGCAAGTTGGATGTATTCATAGACAGGCTGAGAGATAGAGACAGAACTCTATTTGAGAGAGTTGTTGATTCACTTACTCAAGGAGATGAAACTAGAGCCGCAATGTATGCAAATGAGATTGCTGAAATAAGGAAAATGGTTAGACAGCTAAGCATTACCCAAGTAGCTTTAGAACAAGTAGCACTCAGAATAGAGACGGTACTCGTAACAGGTGATGTATTAAGTGGTCTAGTACCTGTGGCAGGAGTTATAAAAGAACTTAGGAATATTGTTAGAGGAATAATGCCAGAAATGTCGCTAGAACTTCAAGAAATAGAGGAAGGTCTAAGAGATGTGGTTATATCAACAGGTGAAGCATTAGGAATACCGACGGGCGATGTATATACATCACCAGAAGCAAGAAGAATACTTGAGGAAGCTAAGATAGTGGCAGAGCAGAGAATGAAGGAGAAATTCCCAGAACTACCTATGGTGTCTTCTGTAAAAGAAAAAGCATCAGCGCCAGCAACAGGATCAGCATAA
- a CDS encoding ATP-dependent DNA ligase gives MEFLVVAQVLDIIEKTSSKIQQAAALAALFKKSDPSVIDKVVYLLQGTLWPDWKGMPELGVAEKGIQKAIALATGVSEADVERLYKSLGDYGLVAERLKNLKEKNKVTGLTAFIKNAKVVESKLTVENVYNVLVKIAMLQGEGSRDMKLRLLTSLLTSADVKEAKFIVRFVEGRLRLGVGDATIMDGLAGAFGAPREAIERAYNIYPDLGAIAKILAEKGYQELKSLHPTPGIPLRPMLAERASNPTDILSKSGVPCIAEFKYDGERAQIHKKDNKVWIFSRRLEEITQRYPDVAEMTLKHIKTDEAIIEGEIVAIDPDTGDYRPFQELMHRKRKKEISEAVKEYPVVVRLFDCLYVDGLDLTLKPILERREWLKKIAEESDEFKLAEHVIVKDVKDLEEFFLKAIENGMEGVMVKSLSTDSIYQAGVRGWLWIKYKRDYKSEMTDTVDLVVVGAFYGKGKRAGSYGALLVAAYDTETDIFKTVCKVGSGFTDEDLATLPKIFEPHKIARKHYKVDSEIDADVWFEPQVVIEVIGAELTLSPVHTCCKGWIKPNVGISIRFPRFIRWREDKSPTEATTTKEIYEMYINQLKKVQQSPKIEPDIEH, from the coding sequence GTGGAGTTCTTGGTAGTAGCACAAGTACTAGATATAATTGAAAAGACTAGTAGCAAGATACAACAGGCTGCTGCTCTTGCTGCACTGTTTAAGAAGTCAGATCCTAGTGTGATAGATAAAGTTGTATATCTCTTGCAGGGCACTCTATGGCCTGATTGGAAGGGTATGCCTGAACTAGGTGTAGCAGAGAAAGGCATTCAGAAAGCTATTGCTTTAGCTACAGGTGTGTCTGAGGCCGATGTAGAGAGGCTGTATAAGAGTCTTGGTGATTATGGTCTAGTTGCTGAGAGATTGAAAAACTTAAAAGAAAAAAATAAGGTAACAGGACTTACAGCATTCATAAAAAATGCTAAAGTAGTTGAATCAAAACTCACAGTAGAAAATGTATATAACGTGTTAGTGAAAATAGCTATGCTACAAGGTGAGGGAAGTAGAGATATGAAGCTTAGGCTTCTAACATCATTACTAACATCAGCTGATGTAAAAGAGGCCAAGTTTATTGTGAGATTCGTTGAGGGAAGACTCAGACTAGGTGTTGGTGACGCTACTATAATGGATGGACTTGCAGGTGCTTTCGGAGCACCTAGGGAAGCTATAGAGAGAGCTTACAATATCTATCCAGATCTAGGTGCCATAGCTAAGATACTTGCTGAAAAAGGTTATCAGGAACTTAAATCTCTACATCCTACACCAGGTATTCCCTTAAGACCTATGCTAGCTGAAAGAGCTAGCAATCCTACAGATATTCTATCTAAATCTGGTGTTCCATGTATAGCCGAGTTTAAGTATGATGGTGAAAGAGCACAGATACATAAGAAAGACAATAAAGTATGGATATTCTCAAGAAGACTCGAAGAGATAACCCAAAGATATCCAGACGTAGCTGAAATGACTTTGAAGCACATCAAAACTGATGAAGCAATAATTGAAGGCGAGATTGTGGCTATAGATCCTGATACAGGAGATTATAGACCATTTCAAGAACTTATGCATAGAAAGAGAAAGAAAGAGATATCTGAAGCCGTAAAAGAATACCCAGTAGTTGTGAGGCTTTTCGATTGCCTATATGTAGATGGTTTAGATCTAACACTAAAACCTATCCTTGAGAGACGCGAATGGTTGAAGAAAATTGCTGAAGAATCTGACGAATTTAAATTGGCTGAACACGTAATAGTCAAAGATGTAAAAGATCTCGAAGAATTCTTTTTGAAAGCTATCGAAAACGGTATGGAGGGAGTTATGGTTAAGTCATTATCTACAGATTCTATCTACCAAGCTGGTGTAAGGGGATGGCTATGGATAAAATACAAAAGAGATTACAAAAGCGAAATGACGGATACCGTAGACCTTGTTGTTGTTGGAGCATTCTATGGAAAAGGTAAGAGAGCCGGAAGCTATGGAGCTTTACTAGTAGCAGCATACGATACTGAAACAGATATATTTAAAACAGTATGCAAAGTTGGTTCCGGGTTTACAGATGAAGATCTAGCAACACTTCCAAAAATATTTGAACCCCATAAAATTGCACGCAAACATTATAAGGTAGATAGTGAAATAGATGCCGATGTATGGTTTGAACCACAAGTAGTTATTGAAGTAATTGGAGCAGAACTCACTCTATCACCTGTGCATACATGTTGCAAAGGATGGATTAAACCTAATGTAGGTATATCAATAAGGTTTCCACGATTTATTAGATGGAGAGAAGATAAGTCTCCTACTGAAGCAACAACAACTAAAGAAATCTATGAAATGTATATTAATCAATTAAAGAAAGTTCAGCAGTCACCAAAAATAGAGCCTGATATAGAGCATTAA
- the moaC gene encoding cyclic pyranopterin monophosphate synthase MoaC: MVDVSNKEEVYRVSVARGCIKLKPETLGKVTNGKVEKGDVFTVTQVVAIEGAKKTSLLLPFCHQIRIDHVEPHIMLENNRICVEVTVKARERTGVEMEALTAVALALLNIWDMVKKYEKDERGLYPYTVIENIIVVDKQKT; the protein is encoded by the coding sequence ATGGTTGATGTTAGCAATAAAGAGGAAGTCTATAGGGTTTCAGTAGCCAGAGGATGTATAAAACTTAAACCTGAGACCCTAGGGAAAGTGACAAATGGTAAGGTAGAGAAAGGAGATGTATTTACGGTTACACAGGTAGTAGCCATAGAGGGGGCTAAGAAAACTTCTTTACTATTGCCATTTTGTCACCAAATAAGAATAGACCATGTTGAACCACATATAATGTTGGAAAACAATAGAATATGTGTAGAGGTCACAGTAAAAGCCAGAGAAAGAACAGGCGTTGAGATGGAAGCTCTTACAGCCGTAGCCTTAGCACTTCTAAATATATGGGATATGGTTAAAAAGTATGAAAAAGATGAAAGAGGCCTTTATCCCTATACAGTAATAGAGAATATCATTGTTGTAGATAAACAGAAAACATAG
- the gatD gene encoding Glu-tRNA(Gln) amidotransferase subunit GatD: MQQDKLPGYRGSTRELLEKIDAKVGCRIRIILRNNIFIDGILMPKHELSHIDTIIVKLDNGYNIGIDINRVLNIETIECRERTEGISLDTLSQYDTPRIKILGCGGTIASKVEYETGAVKPAMSPGELIELIPELKELANYDFEIVFNILSEDMTPKHWETIAHHIHRSLINGVDGIIVTHGTDTMGYTTSAIAFALRNLPTSIAFVGAQRSSDRPSTDAALNLLAAVITTLKAPFAESVVVMHSSSSDLEVYVHRGVKVRKMHSSRRDAFQSINDLPLASVDIQNLNINIINNRYIHRKSIDELTVSIGFDERVALIKAYPGFQTEIIDMLVDKKFHGIVIEGTGLGHIGSYAIDALKRAIEEGIPIIMTTQTLFGRINMNVYTTGRKLLEIGVIPGEDMIPETAYVKLSWVLFQTRDLDKVKEMMLTNYVNEINPRHTIDLFKFYKNR, translated from the coding sequence TTGCAGCAAGACAAGTTACCGGGATATAGAGGTAGTACACGTGAACTTCTTGAAAAAATAGATGCTAAAGTAGGATGTAGAATAAGAATCATATTAAGAAACAATATATTTATAGATGGAATACTTATGCCTAAACATGAATTAAGTCACATTGATACTATTATTGTTAAACTCGATAATGGATATAATATAGGAATAGATATTAACAGAGTTCTAAATATAGAAACTATTGAATGTAGAGAAAGAACAGAAGGTATTTCTTTAGATACTTTAAGTCAATACGATACGCCAAGGATTAAGATACTTGGTTGTGGTGGCACAATAGCAAGTAAGGTTGAGTACGAAACAGGTGCTGTTAAACCCGCTATGAGTCCTGGCGAACTAATAGAGCTTATACCTGAGTTAAAAGAACTTGCAAACTATGATTTTGAGATCGTTTTTAACATACTTAGTGAGGATATGACCCCTAAACACTGGGAAACAATAGCTCATCATATTCATAGATCTCTAATTAATGGTGTTGACGGAATTATAGTTACACATGGAACAGACACAATGGGCTACACAACTTCGGCTATAGCGTTTGCTTTAAGGAACTTGCCTACGTCTATAGCTTTTGTAGGAGCACAAAGAAGTAGCGATAGACCTAGTACCGATGCAGCTCTAAATCTTTTGGCGGCAGTAATAACAACTCTGAAGGCACCTTTTGCTGAATCTGTAGTTGTTATGCACTCCTCTTCGTCAGATCTAGAGGTATATGTACACAGGGGAGTTAAGGTTAGGAAAATGCATAGTAGTAGACGAGATGCTTTTCAATCGATAAATGATTTACCACTAGCATCTGTAGATATACAAAACCTCAACATAAATATTATAAATAATAGATATATCCATAGAAAGAGTATCGATGAATTAACTGTATCTATAGGCTTTGATGAAAGAGTTGCACTAATTAAAGCTTATCCAGGCTTTCAAACCGAAATAATAGATATGCTTGTTGACAAGAAATTCCATGGAATAGTAATAGAGGGAACAGGACTAGGACACATAGGTAGTTATGCCATAGATGCTCTAAAACGTGCTATAGAAGAAGGAATACCTATTATTATGACCACACAAACATTATTTGGAAGAATCAATATGAATGTGTATACAACTGGACGAAAACTTCTTGAAATAGGTGTTATACCTGGTGAAGATATGATTCCAGAAACAGCTTACGTCAAATTATCATGGGTCCTATTCCAAACAAGAGATTTAGATAAAGTAAAAGAGATGATGCTTACTAATTATGTTAACGAAATCAATCCCAGACACACTATAGATCTATTTAAATTCTATAAAAATAGATAA